In Streptococcus parasuis, the following proteins share a genomic window:
- the rpsT gene encoding 30S ribosomal protein S20: MEVKPLANIKSAIKRAELNVKQNEKNSAQKSAMRTAIKTFEANPSEELFRFASSAIDKAETKGLIHKNKASRDKARLASKLA, from the coding sequence GTGGAGGTGAAACCATTGGCAAACATTAAGTCAGCTATCAAACGCGCTGAATTGAACGTTAAACAAAACGAAAAAAACTCAGCACAAAAATCAGCTATGCGTACTGCAATTAAAACATTTGAAGCTAACCCATCTGAAGAGCTTTTCCGCTTTGCTAGCTCAGCAATCGATAAAGCAGAAACTAAAGGTTTGATTCACAAAAACAAAGCAAGCCGCGACAAAGCACGTCTTGCATCAAAACTTGCATAA
- the deoC gene encoding deoxyribose-phosphate aldolase, translating to MKLNKYIDHTILKPETTQEQVEKILSEAKEYDFASVCVNPTWVSLAAESLKDSDVKVCTVIGFPLGANTSAVKAFETKDAIANGADEIDMVINVGALKAGNDALVLDDIKAVVDASGDKLVKVIIEACLLTDDEKVRACQLSKEAGADYVKTSTGFSTGGATVADVALMRKTVGPDMGVKASGGARSYEDAIAFIEAGASRIGASSGVAIMNGAQADGDY from the coding sequence ATGAAATTGAATAAATATATTGATCATACAATCTTAAAACCAGAAACAACACAAGAACAGGTTGAAAAGATTCTATCTGAAGCAAAAGAATATGATTTTGCTAGTGTCTGTGTAAATCCAACATGGGTTTCATTGGCAGCAGAAAGCTTGAAAGACAGTGATGTTAAAGTTTGTACAGTAATTGGCTTCCCTTTGGGAGCAAATACTTCTGCAGTTAAAGCCTTTGAAACCAAAGATGCTATTGCAAATGGTGCTGATGAGATTGATATGGTGATCAATGTCGGTGCTTTAAAAGCTGGAAATGATGCCTTGGTTTTGGATGATATTAAAGCAGTTGTAGATGCTAGTGGTGATAAACTTGTTAAAGTAATCATCGAAGCTTGCTTATTAACAGATGATGAGAAAGTGAGAGCTTGTCAATTGTCAAAAGAAGCTGGAGCTGATTATGTGAAGACTTCTACCGGTTTTTCAACTGGTGGTGCTACAGTTGCTGACGTCGCATTGATGAGAAAAACTGTGGGTCCAGACATGGGCGTTAAAGCTTCTGGTGGTGCACGTTCTTATGAAGATGCTATTGCCTTCATCGAAGCTGGAGCATCTCGAATTGGTGCATCGTCAGGTGTAGCAATTATGAACGGAGCACAGGCGGATGGAGACTACTAA
- a CDS encoding pyrimidine-nucleoside phosphorylase yields the protein MRAVDLIQKKRDGLELSSDEIKWLIDGYVAGTVPDYQMSALAMAIYFKGMSTREISDLTMSMVATGEQIDLSAIPGIKVDKHSTGGVGDKVTLILAPLVASFGVPVAKMSGRGLGHTGGTLDKLESINGFQIEVSQEDFIKQVQETGVAVIGQSDNLVKADKLLYALRDVTATVDIIPLIASSVMSKKIAAGADAILLDVTVGEGAFMKTVEDARVLAQTMVDLGKAVGRKTVAVLTDMSQPVGTSIGNRLEILEALEILQGRGREDVTNFICELAHIMLGLANIEKSVEEVKQHIDNGLALKKFEEMVLAQGGDLSDLYRPVEVSHQVPVYAEKEGYIVALPALEFGLFAMKLGAGRAVKSDQLDYETGIVFHKKVGESVAEGEQIATIYANENISEDMLTNFQKNVKIDKTSVKTKEIIEIIY from the coding sequence ATGAGAGCAGTTGACTTAATTCAAAAAAAAAGAGATGGTTTAGAATTATCGTCAGATGAGATCAAATGGTTGATTGACGGTTACGTAGCTGGAACTGTTCCAGATTATCAGATGTCTGCTCTTGCGATGGCTATTTACTTTAAGGGCATGTCAACGCGTGAAATTTCAGATTTAACCATGTCTATGGTTGCAACGGGTGAACAGATTGATTTATCAGCCATTCCAGGTATAAAAGTGGATAAACATTCTACTGGTGGTGTTGGTGACAAGGTCACCCTGATTCTTGCCCCTCTAGTTGCAAGTTTTGGTGTTCCTGTGGCAAAAATGAGCGGTCGTGGTTTAGGCCATACTGGTGGTACACTAGACAAGTTAGAATCGATTAATGGTTTTCAAATTGAAGTTAGTCAAGAAGATTTTATTAAACAAGTCCAAGAAACTGGTGTTGCAGTAATTGGCCAATCTGACAATCTGGTAAAAGCAGACAAATTACTCTACGCCCTTCGAGATGTCACTGCCACAGTTGATATTATTCCTTTAATTGCAAGTTCTGTCATGTCTAAAAAAATTGCAGCAGGTGCAGATGCGATTCTTCTAGATGTTACTGTTGGTGAGGGTGCCTTCATGAAGACTGTGGAGGATGCGCGTGTTCTTGCACAAACTATGGTTGATTTAGGGAAAGCTGTTGGCCGTAAAACAGTCGCAGTTCTGACAGACATGTCACAACCAGTAGGGACTTCAATTGGTAATCGATTAGAAATTTTAGAAGCCCTTGAAATATTGCAAGGGAGAGGTCGCGAGGATGTAACCAATTTCATTTGCGAATTAGCACATATCATGTTAGGTCTTGCGAATATTGAAAAAAGCGTTGAAGAAGTTAAACAGCATATTGATAATGGCCTCGCATTGAAGAAGTTTGAGGAAATGGTGCTTGCACAGGGTGGTGATTTATCTGATCTCTACCGACCTGTAGAAGTGTCACACCAAGTTCCTGTTTATGCAGAGAAAGAAGGTTATATCGTTGCTCTACCAGCATTGGAGTTTGGCTTATTTGCCATGAAACTTGGTGCAGGTCGCGCTGTAAAATCGGATCAATTGGATTACGAAACGGGAATTGTTTTCCATAAAAAAGTAGGTGAATCTGTTGCAGAAGGTGAACAGATTGCGACAATATATGCCAATGAAAATATTTCGGAAGATATGCTTACAAATTTTCAAAAAAATGTTAAAATAGATAAAACAAGTGTAAAGACGAAAGAAATTATTGAAATAATTTATTAA
- a CDS encoding glycosyltransferase family 2 protein: protein MQNNHTFVICAYGDSKYLEECIHSLKQQTLQSQLILYTSTPSEYIEQICQKNAIVMHTAQGGGIGKDWNLALSFVTTPYATIAHQDDIYLPDYCEKIMSQMTEETLIAYSDYQEVKEGVAIPLTSNLKIKQLMLRTMAMFPKWKFWRNRVLAFGNPISCPAVTYNLKKLNDFKFNEAMKVSLDWFAWYQIAQKNGSFTFVDESLMYHRIHEESETTNSIENNIRTKEDYEMYLLFWPKFIASLLLKYYKKSQDTNV from the coding sequence ATGCAGAATAACCATACATTTGTTATCTGTGCTTATGGAGATAGTAAGTATTTAGAAGAATGCATCCATTCGTTAAAGCAGCAAACACTTCAATCACAACTCATCCTATACACTAGTACTCCGAGTGAATATATAGAACAAATTTGCCAAAAGAATGCAATCGTAATGCATACCGCGCAAGGAGGAGGTATTGGAAAAGATTGGAATTTAGCACTCTCTTTTGTAACAACCCCTTATGCTACAATTGCTCATCAAGATGATATTTATTTACCAGACTATTGTGAAAAAATAATGTCTCAGATGACAGAGGAAACGTTGATTGCTTATTCAGATTACCAGGAAGTTAAGGAAGGTGTGGCTATTCCCTTAACTTCAAACTTGAAAATCAAGCAACTCATGTTACGGACAATGGCCATGTTTCCCAAATGGAAGTTTTGGCGGAATAGGGTTTTAGCTTTTGGTAATCCAATTTCTTGTCCAGCTGTGACCTATAATTTGAAGAAACTGAATGATTTCAAGTTTAATGAAGCAATGAAAGTTTCTCTTGATTGGTTTGCTTGGTATCAGATTGCACAAAAAAATGGTAGCTTTACCTTTGTAGATGAGAGTTTGATGTATCATCGCATTCATGAAGAATCTGAGACGACAAATAGCATTGAAAACAATATTCGTACAAAAGAAGACTATGAAATGTATTTGTTGTTCTGGCCAAAGTTTATTGCTAGTCTTTTGTTGAAGTACTATAAGAAAAGCCAAGACACAAATGTTTGA
- a CDS encoding transglutaminase domain-containing protein: MKKKSYLIILIILACTQLTGCSYFPQIEDFSKVTSGEASQEAKVFENELQQMREEVADYFYYQQLDTDEERRVYLQLANGLRTFKQQITIDRVDDETYTRAFFSVANDFPEYYWMTDAMRDGIDYQDLSEPDYPLQVEEESEKIATLAQSIVSQAPKGHVYDTVKFFYEYIIQHTDYNLAALSDSQISWDNQSIKSVLLDNSSVCAGYSRTFQYLCKLAGIESVYVSGNVTGTNGETIEHAWNLVKIDQQYYGVDSTWGEPVFEDAMGSQAQSTISYDYLCVPDSILYRNRVADVDLLSYWGTEYPYTERPLAYPSCTDNALNYYVQQGTYFENFDEELVVQTVSNLFQAGQRRIACQFSNQAALNQMVEYAASGTNRLFEVLGWIETYQYLYNEQTLTFELVVD; encoded by the coding sequence GTGAAAAAGAAGAGTTACTTAATTATATTAATCATATTGGCTTGCACGCAGTTGACAGGCTGTTCATACTTTCCTCAAATAGAGGATTTTAGCAAGGTAACCAGCGGAGAAGCATCACAAGAAGCTAAAGTCTTTGAAAATGAATTGCAACAGATGAGGGAGGAAGTTGCTGATTATTTTTATTATCAACAATTAGACACTGATGAGGAACGCCGTGTCTACCTCCAATTAGCTAATGGTTTGCGTACCTTCAAACAGCAGATTACAATTGACAGAGTAGACGATGAGACCTATACGCGTGCATTTTTCTCTGTAGCAAATGATTTCCCTGAGTATTACTGGATGACTGACGCAATGAGGGATGGCATTGATTATCAGGACCTTTCTGAGCCTGACTATCCGCTGCAGGTTGAAGAAGAAAGTGAAAAAATAGCAACTTTGGCACAATCCATCGTTAGTCAAGCTCCAAAGGGTCACGTATACGATACTGTGAAATTCTTCTATGAATACATTATTCAGCATACGGATTATAATCTTGCAGCTTTGAGTGATAGTCAGATTAGTTGGGACAATCAATCCATAAAATCAGTTTTGCTAGATAATAGCTCGGTATGTGCAGGTTATAGCCGAACCTTTCAATATTTATGTAAATTGGCTGGGATAGAATCTGTCTATGTATCTGGTAATGTGACTGGAACAAATGGTGAAACCATTGAACACGCTTGGAATTTAGTGAAGATTGATCAGCAATACTATGGTGTAGATTCAACCTGGGGTGAGCCAGTCTTTGAAGATGCTATGGGGAGTCAAGCGCAATCTACTATTAGCTATGACTATCTATGTGTTCCAGATTCCATCTTGTATAGAAATAGAGTTGCTGATGTGGACTTACTGAGTTATTGGGGAACAGAATATCCATATACGGAGAGACCACTTGCCTATCCTTCTTGTACTGACAATGCCTTAAATTATTACGTTCAGCAAGGCACTTATTTTGAGAATTTTGATGAGGAATTAGTCGTTCAAACTGTTTCTAATCTTTTTCAGGCAGGTCAGCGCCGGATTGCGTGTCAATTTTCTAATCAAGCAGCCTTGAATCAAATGGTGGAATATGCAGCTTCGGGTACCAATCGACTATTTGAAGTACTGGGCTGGATTGAAACTTACCAATATCTGTACAATGAACAGACCTTAACATTTGAATTGGTAGTAGACTAG
- the coaA gene encoding type I pantothenate kinase, with amino-acid sequence MKNEFINFERISRETWQQLHRHTTAPLTQEELNSIKSFNDNIKLQEVSDVYLPLINLIRIYRKARTDLTFSKSLFLQKKIKEQPFIIGVSGSVAVGKSTTSRLLQILLSQTFRHAKVELVTTDGFLYPNAELQEKGLLDKKGFPESYNMELLLNFVDTIKNGESFSIPTYSHEIYDIVPDSYQTIEAPDFLIVEGINVFQNPQNQRLYVSDYFDVSIYVDADVDNIETWYFERFQKLLKLAEKDPTNYYHRFTHLPFAEVIEMAQSIWKKINLANLEKYIEPTRNRADIILHKGLNHEIDEIYLKK; translated from the coding sequence ATGAAAAATGAATTTATAAATTTTGAACGCATTAGCAGAGAAACCTGGCAACAACTTCACCGCCATACGACAGCTCCACTCACACAAGAAGAACTAAACTCCATAAAGAGTTTCAATGATAATATAAAACTCCAAGAAGTTTCGGACGTCTATTTACCATTGATCAATCTCATTCGCATTTATCGTAAAGCTCGCACGGATTTAACCTTTTCAAAAAGTTTGTTTTTACAAAAGAAAATCAAAGAACAACCCTTTATCATAGGTGTGTCTGGTAGTGTTGCTGTCGGAAAATCTACAACCAGTCGACTTCTGCAAATATTACTTTCCCAAACATTTAGGCATGCAAAAGTTGAGTTGGTTACGACAGATGGATTTCTTTATCCAAATGCAGAGCTTCAAGAAAAAGGTCTTCTTGACAAAAAAGGGTTTCCTGAATCATACAATATGGAGCTGTTACTGAATTTTGTGGATACTATAAAAAATGGTGAATCTTTTAGCATTCCAACTTATTCACACGAAATTTACGATATCGTTCCAGATTCTTATCAAACCATCGAGGCACCTGATTTCCTCATCGTGGAAGGTATCAACGTATTCCAAAATCCTCAAAACCAACGATTGTATGTGAGCGACTATTTTGATGTTTCGATTTATGTAGATGCTGACGTGGATAATATTGAAACCTGGTACTTTGAACGATTCCAAAAATTGCTGAAACTAGCTGAAAAAGATCCCACAAACTATTACCATCGGTTCACACATTTACCATTTGCAGAAGTCATTGAGATGGCTCAAAGTATCTGGAAAAAAATTAACTTGGCCAACCTAGAAAAGTATATTGAACCGACACGAAACCGAGCAGATATTATCCTACACAAAGGATTGAATCACGAAATCGATGAAATTTACTTAAAAAAATAA
- a CDS encoding sensor histidine kinase, protein MSKRFKKIISTDKFSFFIRYFAVFTLIFGLMTAIIFQLMRSTMYQTSDSTLARIKDAPALVVGFAIARTYEPNSEFIIQDGNIADESDSAESNSDTTNSPKNQKDDQLKLGYNTHVLLYSNDGVVVNPDNFTGLSDLSLDKKNLGEIKEATVDSTFGGSEDYRYVTIELAPDDLGYYSSYDIKYATIFVNVSQIKSSIETYETAVAIVMVSAWLISILASIYLSNLSMRPILISYQKQKDFVENASHELRTPLAVLQNRLEGLFRHPNATILESSESIGSSLEEVRNMRMLTTNLLNLARRDDGFKLDIAEVPPSYFDEIFENYMMIADENGKTVTVNNLIHQPIRTDKVLVKQLLTILFDNAMKYTEEDGAIQVTANIKDKLVYFTVADNGLGISDSDKKKIFDRFYRVDKARTRSKGGFGLGLSLALQISNSLKGTITVRDNQPKGTIFEVRLPR, encoded by the coding sequence ATGTCTAAGCGATTTAAAAAAATCATTTCAACAGATAAATTTTCCTTTTTTATCAGATATTTTGCTGTTTTTACACTCATTTTCGGATTAATGACCGCCATTATCTTCCAGTTAATGCGCTCAACTATGTATCAGACTTCTGATTCAACACTGGCTCGTATCAAAGATGCCCCTGCTTTGGTGGTTGGTTTTGCCATTGCACGGACCTATGAACCAAATTCAGAATTCATTATTCAAGATGGAAATATTGCTGATGAAAGTGATTCTGCAGAATCTAATTCAGATACAACAAACTCCCCTAAAAATCAGAAAGACGATCAGTTGAAACTTGGTTACAATACACATGTATTACTCTATTCAAATGATGGTGTAGTCGTTAATCCAGATAACTTTACAGGACTTTCTGATTTATCCTTAGACAAGAAAAATTTAGGCGAAATAAAGGAAGCAACGGTTGATTCTACATTCGGGGGTTCAGAAGATTATCGTTATGTTACTATTGAATTGGCGCCAGATGACCTTGGCTATTATTCTTCCTATGATATTAAATACGCGACAATTTTCGTGAATGTGAGTCAGATAAAATCATCTATTGAGACGTATGAAACTGCTGTAGCTATTGTCATGGTATCTGCTTGGCTTATTTCCATCTTGGCTAGTATTTATCTGTCAAATTTGAGTATGCGACCTATCTTAATTAGCTATCAAAAACAAAAGGATTTCGTTGAGAATGCTAGTCATGAATTGAGAACGCCTTTAGCTGTGTTACAGAATCGTTTGGAAGGTCTTTTTAGACATCCAAATGCAACCATTTTGGAAAGTAGTGAGAGTATAGGATCAAGCCTAGAGGAAGTTCGTAATATGCGTATGTTAACTACGAATTTACTGAATTTAGCTCGTCGAGATGATGGTTTCAAATTAGATATCGCTGAAGTCCCACCTAGCTATTTTGATGAAATCTTTGAGAATTACATGATGATTGCAGATGAAAATGGTAAAACAGTCACGGTTAATAATTTGATTCATCAACCAATTCGGACGGATAAGGTGTTGGTAAAACAGCTTCTAACCATCCTATTTGATAATGCAATGAAGTATACCGAAGAAGATGGCGCTATCCAAGTGACAGCCAATATCAAAGATAAGTTAGTTTACTTTACGGTAGCAGACAATGGATTGGGTATCAGTGATAGCGATAAAAAGAAAATTTTTGATCGATTTTATCGTGTAGACAAGGCCCGTACTCGGAGCAAGGGTGGGTTTGGTCTCGGTTTATCCTTAGCCTTACAAATTTCCAATAGTTTAAAAGGCACAATCACTGTGCGGGATAATCAGCCTAAAGGAACTATTTTTGAGGTAAGATTACCGAGATAA
- a CDS encoding cytidine deaminase, with the protein METTNLIELVVDNSKYAYVPYSHFPVSAILVTKSGELYSGVNIENASFGLTNCAERTAIFKAISEGVRDFSEIIIYGETEKPISPCGACRQVMAEFFDKDLKVTLVAKDKSTVVMTVGELLPYSFTDLS; encoded by the coding sequence ATGGAGACTACTAATTTAATAGAACTAGTTGTAGACAATAGCAAATATGCCTATGTGCCCTATTCACATTTTCCAGTCAGTGCTATTCTTGTTACAAAGTCTGGGGAACTATATTCAGGTGTGAATATAGAAAATGCTAGTTTTGGGTTGACGAATTGTGCCGAGAGAACAGCGATTTTTAAAGCAATCTCCGAGGGAGTACGTGACTTCTCTGAAATTATTATTTATGGTGAAACAGAGAAGCCAATATCTCCTTGTGGAGCATGTCGCCAAGTTATGGCGGAATTTTTTGATAAGGATTTAAAAGTGACTCTTGTCGCTAAAGATAAATCGACAGTCGTGATGACAGTCGGGGAATTACTTCCATATTCCTTTACAGACTTATCTTAG
- a CDS encoding class I SAM-dependent methyltransferase: MSNMYYEKNPSTAHDIHELRVLLLDTPMTFQTDAGVFSKKMIDYGSQVLLKSLHLEEGKSLLDVGCGYGTIGLTLAKVYHVDTTMIDINNRALALAEKNATLNNVAVDIFQSDIYENVTKQFDYIVSNPPIRAGKAVVHQVISGAKNHLSENGTLTIVIQKKQGAPSAKAKMEEVFGNCEIIRKDKGYYILESVNK, translated from the coding sequence ATGTCAAATATGTATTACGAGAAAAATCCAAGTACAGCACATGATATTCATGAACTTCGCGTTCTTTTACTGGACACCCCAATGACATTCCAAACAGACGCAGGGGTATTTAGTAAGAAAATGATAGATTATGGAAGTCAGGTGCTTTTAAAGTCTCTTCATTTAGAAGAAGGAAAGTCTTTGCTTGACGTAGGTTGTGGCTATGGTACGATTGGCTTAACACTTGCAAAGGTCTATCATGTTGACACTACAATGATAGATATCAATAACAGAGCCTTGGCATTGGCTGAAAAAAATGCTACACTAAACAATGTTGCTGTCGACATTTTCCAATCCGATATCTATGAAAATGTGACAAAACAATTTGATTATATTGTTTCAAACCCTCCAATTCGCGCTGGTAAGGCGGTTGTTCACCAAGTGATTTCAGGAGCTAAGAATCATCTATCCGAAAATGGCACGCTTACTATTGTAATTCAGAAAAAACAAGGTGCACCAAGTGCAAAGGCGAAGATGGAAGAGGTTTTTGGAAACTGTGAAATTATCAGGAAGGATAAAGGATATTATATCCTCGAAAGTGTGAACAAATGA
- a CDS encoding response regulator transcription factor: protein MIKILLVEDDLSLSNSVFDFLDDFADVMQVFDGEEGIYEAETGVYDLILLDLMLPEKDGFQVLKELREKGVSTPVLITTAKEGLEDKGHGFELGADDYLTKPFYLEELKMRIQALLKRAGKFNENTLTYGDVTVDLSTNTTTVNGQEVELLGKEFDLLVYFLQNQNVILPKTQIFDRIWGFDSDTTISVVEVYVSKVRKKMKGTAFGENLQTLRSVGYILKNV from the coding sequence ATGATTAAGATACTGTTGGTAGAAGACGATTTAAGCCTTTCTAATTCAGTCTTTGATTTTTTAGATGATTTTGCAGACGTTATGCAAGTTTTTGATGGTGAAGAAGGTATTTACGAAGCGGAAACAGGGGTTTATGACTTAATTCTCCTAGATTTAATGTTACCTGAGAAAGATGGTTTTCAAGTATTAAAAGAATTGCGTGAAAAAGGGGTCTCAACTCCTGTTCTGATTACGACAGCCAAGGAAGGCCTAGAGGATAAAGGACATGGGTTTGAATTGGGTGCAGATGACTATCTCACAAAACCATTCTATTTAGAAGAACTCAAAATGCGTATTCAAGCCTTGTTAAAACGAGCAGGGAAGTTCAATGAAAATACTCTAACATACGGAGATGTTACTGTCGACTTATCTACAAATACTACGACAGTCAATGGTCAAGAAGTAGAATTGTTAGGGAAAGAGTTCGATTTGTTGGTATATTTCTTACAAAACCAGAATGTGATTTTACCTAAAACACAGATTTTTGATCGTATTTGGGGATTTGATAGTGATACAACCATTTCAGTTGTTGAAGTTTACGTATCGAAAGTAAGGAAAAAAATGAAAGGAACCGCATTTGGAGAAAATCTTCAAACTCTTCGTAGTGTCGGTTACATTTTGAAAAATGTCTAA
- a CDS encoding BMP family lipoprotein, with protein MNKKFIGLGLASVAALSLAACGSRTAKNDSSSSDSASSIKAAIVTDIGGVDDRSFNQSAWEGLQEWGDAAGLSKGNGYDYFQSANESDYITNLDSAVSGGYNLVFGIGFALESAIKEVAPNNPDTHYVIVDSVVADEDNVVSVGFADHEASYLAGVAAAKSTKTKQVGFVGGMKGEVIDRFEAGFVAGVKSVDESIKIDIQYAGSFGDAAKGQTIAAAQYAAGADIIFHASGGTGNGVFAAAKAENETRNEADKVWVIGVDRDQSAEGAYTSKDGKESNFVLASTLKQVGAAVKDIATKAENGEFPGGEIVRYTLADKGVELAETNLSDDAAKAVADAKQAILDGKIEVPEKP; from the coding sequence ATGAACAAGAAATTTATTGGCCTTGGGCTAGCTTCAGTTGCAGCTCTTTCTTTAGCAGCTTGCGGAAGCCGTACTGCAAAGAATGATTCGTCATCATCTGATAGTGCTTCAAGCATTAAAGCAGCAATTGTTACCGATATCGGTGGTGTTGATGACCGTTCATTTAACCAATCTGCGTGGGAAGGTCTTCAAGAGTGGGGCGATGCAGCGGGTCTTTCTAAAGGTAATGGTTATGACTATTTCCAATCTGCTAATGAATCAGACTACATTACTAACCTTGATTCAGCAGTTTCAGGTGGTTACAACCTAGTATTTGGTATTGGCTTTGCGTTGGAATCAGCGATTAAAGAAGTGGCTCCAAACAACCCAGATACACACTATGTTATCGTTGATAGTGTTGTAGCTGACGAAGATAACGTAGTTAGCGTTGGTTTCGCTGACCATGAAGCTTCTTACCTTGCTGGTGTTGCGGCTGCTAAATCAACTAAAACGAAACAAGTTGGTTTTGTCGGTGGTATGAAAGGTGAAGTTATCGACCGTTTTGAAGCTGGTTTCGTAGCTGGTGTTAAATCTGTCGATGAGTCAATCAAAATTGATATTCAGTACGCTGGTTCATTTGGTGATGCTGCTAAAGGTCAAACTATCGCTGCTGCTCAATACGCTGCAGGTGCAGATATTATTTTCCACGCTTCTGGTGGTACTGGTAATGGTGTGTTTGCCGCTGCTAAAGCTGAAAACGAAACTCGTAATGAAGCAGATAAAGTTTGGGTAATCGGTGTTGACCGTGACCAATCTGCAGAAGGTGCTTACACTTCTAAAGATGGTAAAGAATCTAACTTTGTATTGGCATCTACTTTGAAACAAGTTGGTGCAGCAGTAAAAGATATTGCTACAAAAGCTGAAAATGGTGAATTCCCTGGTGGTGAAATCGTTCGTTATACTCTTGCTGATAAAGGTGTAGAGTTGGCTGAAACTAACCTTTCAGATGATGCTGCGAAAGCTGTTGCTGACGCAAAACAAGCTATTCTTGATGGTAAAATAGAAGTACCAGAAAAACCATAA